The following are encoded in a window of Spirochaetaceae bacterium genomic DNA:
- a CDS encoding exodeoxyribonuclease III, whose translation MTIATWNINGMQARLAFLQHWLRARQPDLVMLQELKQTADRFPHAELSEVGYRAVVHGQKSWNGVAILTRSERVGDARVVTRDLPGLVQHGARLVCAEMHADGIGLLSCTSVYVPNGRTVTHPEFTHKLAFLDGLVQYARAALAGPGTVLIGGDFNLCPGPLDTWHEDAAEGAIFHTAAERERFAALLDLGLVDLFRRCNPTDRRYSWWDYRAGSFHKNQGLRIDFLLAGEALAERAGAVRVDRDYRKKQAGMIASDHAPVIADLAR comes from the coding sequence ATGACGATAGCTACCTGGAACATCAACGGCATGCAGGCGCGGCTGGCATTCCTGCAGCACTGGCTGCGCGCCCGGCAGCCCGACCTGGTGATGCTGCAGGAGTTGAAGCAGACCGCGGACCGCTTTCCGCACGCCGAGCTGAGCGAGGTCGGCTACCGGGCCGTGGTGCACGGCCAGAAGAGCTGGAACGGCGTCGCGATCCTGACCCGCTCGGAGCGCGTCGGCGACGCGCGGGTGGTGACCCGCGACCTGCCGGGCCTGGTGCAGCACGGCGCCCGACTGGTGTGCGCCGAGATGCACGCCGACGGGATTGGCCTGCTGTCCTGCACGTCGGTGTACGTCCCCAACGGACGCACCGTGACCCACCCCGAGTTCACTCACAAGCTGGCGTTCCTGGACGGGCTGGTGCAGTACGCGCGGGCGGCGTTGGCCGGACCGGGAACGGTGCTGATCGGCGGCGACTTCAACCTCTGCCCGGGACCGCTGGACACGTGGCACGAGGACGCGGCGGAGGGCGCCATCTTCCACACGGCGGCGGAACGCGAGCGTTTTGCGGCGCTCCTGGACCTGGGACTGGTCGACCTGTTCCGGCGCTGCAACCCCACCGACCGGCGCTATTCGTGGTGGGACTACCGTGCCGGCAGCTTCCACAAGAACCAGGGCCTGCGCATCGACTTCCTGCTCGCCGGCGAGGCGCTGGCCGAGCGCGCCGGCGCGGTGCGCGTGGACCGCGACTACCGCAAGAAGCAGGCCGGAATGATCGCCAGCGACCATGCTCCGGTGATCGCCGATCTCGCCCGCTGA
- a CDS encoding O-methyltransferase: MAEPSLPLSPQLGEYLDGLVPERHPELQAMERWGRENRFPIVGPASGNMCYLIARLIGARRVFELGSGYGYSTAWFCRAVQDNGGGVVHHVVWDEELSSRARGHLAALGYGDLVRYHVSEAVQALRGEPDGSYDLIFNDIDKDGYPAALPVIAAKLRPGGVLIIDNMLLRGRIYDPQAGGADLEGVREFTRMITTDDAWVATLVPIRDGLIVAQRA; encoded by the coding sequence ATGGCAGAGCCCTCTCTACCCCTTTCCCCGCAGCTTGGCGAGTACCTCGACGGCCTGGTTCCGGAGCGCCACCCGGAGTTGCAGGCCATGGAACGGTGGGGCCGGGAAAACCGCTTCCCGATCGTCGGCCCCGCCTCCGGCAACATGTGCTACCTGATCGCGCGCCTGATCGGCGCACGCCGCGTGTTCGAACTCGGCTCCGGATACGGCTACTCCACCGCCTGGTTCTGCCGTGCGGTGCAGGACAACGGCGGCGGCGTGGTGCACCACGTGGTGTGGGACGAGGAACTGTCGTCCCGCGCCCGCGGCCACCTGGCGGCGCTCGGATACGGCGACCTGGTACGCTACCACGTCAGCGAGGCGGTGCAGGCGTTGCGCGGCGAGCCGGACGGCAGCTACGACCTGATCTTCAACGACATCGACAAGGACGGTTATCCGGCGGCGCTGCCGGTCATTGCCGCCAAGCTGCGTCCCGGCGGCGTGCTGATCATCGACAACATGCTGCTGCGCGGGCGCATCTACGATCCGCAGGCCGGCGGCGCCGACCTGGAAGGGGTGCGCGAGTTTACCCGCATGATCACCACCGACGACGCCTGGGTAGCCACCCTGGTGCCGATCCGCGACGGCCTGATCGTGGCGCAACGGGCCTGA
- a CDS encoding phytanoyl-CoA dioxygenase family protein, giving the protein MPVLDAHPGMARELRFFPIHNRRPRHLTPAQVAQFNDRGYIFPLDLFDEAETTAQRAYFDRLLAMAAEAGRDNYAVNGWHTHCRGLYDLVCHPRMLDYVEDLVGPDIICIMTHYFSKNPTDSKTVYWHQDAQFWGITPSKVVTAWIAIDDVDRANGAMQLFPGSHHRGVIPFEYVTDEENGVLNEHVHDPERFGQPVAVEMRAGQLSLHTDMLLHGSLPNNSGRRRCGLTVRYMPPDVRYGGDVAEPRAIIARGGDPSGYWQAVPRPETDELPPQPES; this is encoded by the coding sequence ATGCCTGTACTCGACGCCCATCCGGGCATGGCGCGTGAATTGCGCTTCTTCCCCATTCACAATCGGCGCCCGCGCCATCTCACCCCGGCGCAAGTCGCTCAGTTCAACGACCGGGGCTATATCTTTCCGCTCGACCTGTTCGACGAGGCGGAAACGACGGCTCAGCGCGCCTACTTCGACCGCCTGCTGGCGATGGCCGCCGAGGCGGGCCGCGACAACTACGCGGTCAACGGCTGGCACACGCACTGCCGCGGCCTCTACGACCTGGTTTGCCATCCGCGCATGCTGGACTACGTCGAGGACCTGGTGGGGCCCGACATCATCTGCATCATGACCCACTACTTTTCCAAGAATCCCACCGACAGCAAGACGGTGTACTGGCACCAGGACGCGCAGTTCTGGGGGATCACCCCGAGCAAGGTGGTAACTGCCTGGATCGCGATCGACGACGTGGACCGGGCCAACGGCGCGATGCAGCTCTTCCCGGGCAGTCACCACCGCGGCGTGATACCGTTCGAATACGTCACCGACGAGGAGAACGGCGTGCTGAACGAGCACGTCCACGACCCGGAGCGGTTCGGCCAGCCGGTGGCGGTGGAAATGCGTGCCGGCCAGCTCTCCCTGCACACCGACATGCTGCTGCACGGATCGCTGCCCAACAACTCCGGTCGCCGGCGCTGCGGTCTGACCGTGCGCTACATGCCGCCCGACGTGCGGTACGGCGGCGACGTGGCGGAGCCGCGCGCAATCATTGCCCGCGGCGGCGATCCGAGCGGTTACTGGCAGGCCGTGCCGCGTCCCGAAACGGACGAACTCCCACCTCAGCCAGAGTCGTAA
- a CDS encoding amino acid ABC transporter substrate-binding protein: MRIQSWAKGALIALAIAMVGVTAHAGTLEDVQSAGVLKCGINTGLPGFAQTDDDGNWIGFDVAYCRALAAAVLGDPTAIQFVNLTGANRFPALQSGEIDVLARNTTWTLSRDVDLGLTFVGVNYYDGQGFIGRRALGVMSATELDGASVCIQTGTTTELNLADFFRSNNMSYEPVPIETNAEARAAYEAERCDVYTTDASGLAATKATFDDPDAHIVYPEIVSKEPLGPLVRHGDDQWADVARWVLNALIIAEELGVSQGNVERLAAGTDHPEINRMLGSEGSYGEMLGLDAQWAVRAIAAEGNYAEIFDRYIGPDTKLGLQRGLNALYTDGGILYAPPFR; this comes from the coding sequence ATGAGAATCCAAAGCTGGGCGAAGGGTGCCCTGATTGCCCTCGCCATCGCGATGGTCGGCGTGACCGCCCATGCCGGTACGCTGGAGGACGTGCAGTCCGCGGGCGTTCTGAAGTGCGGCATCAACACCGGTCTGCCGGGTTTTGCGCAAACCGACGACGACGGCAACTGGATCGGGTTTGACGTGGCGTACTGCCGCGCGCTGGCCGCCGCCGTACTCGGTGACCCGACTGCGATCCAGTTCGTCAACCTGACCGGTGCGAACCGCTTCCCGGCGCTGCAGTCCGGTGAGATCGACGTATTGGCCCGCAACACCACCTGGACCCTGTCCCGCGACGTCGATCTCGGGCTGACCTTCGTGGGCGTGAACTACTACGACGGCCAGGGCTTCATCGGCCGCAGGGCGCTCGGTGTGATGAGCGCCACGGAACTGGACGGCGCTTCGGTCTGCATCCAGACCGGCACCACCACCGAGCTCAACCTGGCGGACTTCTTCCGCAGCAACAACATGTCCTACGAGCCGGTGCCGATCGAGACCAACGCCGAGGCGCGCGCCGCGTACGAGGCCGAGCGCTGCGACGTGTACACCACGGACGCCTCCGGCCTGGCCGCCACCAAGGCGACCTTCGACGACCCCGATGCACACATCGTGTACCCGGAGATCGTCTCCAAGGAACCGCTCGGGCCGCTGGTACGTCATGGTGACGACCAATGGGCGGACGTTGCACGCTGGGTGCTGAACGCGCTGATCATCGCCGAGGAGCTGGGCGTGTCCCAGGGCAACGTGGAGCGGTTGGCGGCCGGAACCGACCACCCGGAGATCAACCGCATGCTCGGCAGCGAGGGCAGCTACGGCGAAATGCTCGGGCTCGATGCCCAGTGGGCCGTGCGCGCAATCGCGGCGGAAGGCAACTACGCCGAGATCTTCGACCGGTACATCGGCCCGGACACCAAGCTTGGCCTGCAGCGCGGGTTGAACGCGCTGTACACGGACGGAGGCATTCTTTACGCACCGCCGTTCCGATAG
- a CDS encoding amino acid ABC transporter permease, producing the protein MSGSPRGVALQLLLVLGAALLIAFVVSNTIANLQTAGLSAGYGFLFDTASFDINQRLIAYDSTATYGRALIVGGLNTILVAALGVVTATAVGFLAGILRLSSNYLVSRMVTVYVEFTRNVPLLLQIIFWWVIILALPRVRDSISIADTIYLNNRGVRLPAPVFGEGAIVILLALVAAVVATVILVRWARARQDATGEKFRAGWTGLALIVGLPLALFFILGRPIGMEAPVMGRFNLQGGFNLTPELFALWLALATYTGAFISEIVRAGILSVSKGQTEAAGSLGLPPGLTLRKVILPQALRAIVPPLTSQYLNLTKNSSLAVAIGYQDLVSIGNTVLNQSGQALEVISIFMAAYLSLSLLTSAFMNWYNRRIALVGR; encoded by the coding sequence ATGAGCGGTTCTCCGCGTGGCGTCGCCCTGCAGCTCCTGCTGGTGCTGGGGGCGGCGCTGCTGATTGCATTTGTCGTTTCGAACACGATCGCCAACCTGCAGACGGCGGGGCTGTCCGCGGGCTATGGCTTTCTGTTCGATACGGCGTCCTTCGACATCAACCAGCGGCTGATCGCCTACGACTCTACCGCCACGTACGGCCGCGCGCTCATCGTCGGCGGCTTGAACACGATCCTGGTAGCGGCGCTCGGCGTCGTCACGGCCACCGCTGTCGGCTTCCTGGCCGGCATCCTGCGCCTGTCGAGCAACTACCTGGTCAGCCGCATGGTGACGGTGTACGTCGAGTTCACCCGCAACGTGCCCTTGCTGCTGCAGATCATCTTCTGGTGGGTGATCATCCTGGCGCTGCCGAGGGTGCGCGACAGCATCTCCATCGCGGATACCATCTACCTCAACAACCGTGGCGTGCGCCTGCCCGCCCCGGTGTTCGGCGAGGGCGCGATCGTCATCCTGCTGGCGCTGGTAGCCGCCGTCGTGGCGACCGTAATCCTCGTTCGCTGGGCCAGGGCGCGCCAGGACGCGACGGGAGAGAAATTCCGCGCCGGCTGGACCGGGCTCGCGCTGATCGTCGGCCTGCCGCTGGCGCTGTTCTTCATTCTCGGGCGGCCGATCGGCATGGAAGCGCCCGTGATGGGGAGATTCAACCTGCAGGGCGGCTTCAACCTCACGCCGGAGCTGTTCGCCCTGTGGTTGGCCCTCGCCACCTATACCGGCGCGTTCATCTCCGAGATCGTGCGTGCCGGCATCCTGTCGGTCAGCAAGGGACAGACCGAGGCGGCCGGCTCGCTCGGGTTGCCGCCGGGTCTCACCCTGCGCAAGGTCATCCTGCCCCAGGCGCTGCGCGCCATTGTCCCCCCGCTCACCAGTCAGTACCTGAACCTGACCAAGAACTCTTCGCTGGCAGTGGCGATCGGTTACCAGGATCTGGTCTCCATCGGCAATACCGTGCTGAACCAGAGCGGCCAGGCGTTGGAGGTAATCTCGATCTTCATGGCCGCCTACCTGTCGCTGAGCCTGCTGACCTCGGCGTTCATGAACTGGTACAATCGCCGCATCGCGCTGGTTGGCCGGTGA
- a CDS encoding amino acid ABC transporter permease, with product MNGSESAGQTSGGRAFYRNREDLVPGRPAPVTTVGLLGWLRANLFASWFNTILTIAAVLVLWRIVPPLLGWALFEADFSGVTGEECTGAGACWAWIDQRIAQFLYGFYPADSYWRVNVAVILLIPAVAYILFDKLPYARYGRRFSIAYVFIAVFLLVGGLPVHDDNGKVVGNLFGFHGISTDQFGGFMLNLTAGLAGIVLSLPIGILLALGRRSRLPVVRFASIGFIEVIRGVPLITLLFVAVIILELFLPPGVGLDQLVRVMVMITAFSSAYMAEVIRGGLQAIPDGQYEAAQAMGLSYWKMMRLVILPQALKIAIPGIVNTFIGLFKDTTLVVTIGLFDILGQARLLQTNPDWIGKVDHETFLIAALFFFVICFSMSRYSINLEKRLDTTRR from the coding sequence GTGAACGGGTCCGAATCTGCCGGGCAGACGTCCGGGGGCCGCGCATTCTATCGTAATCGGGAGGATCTGGTGCCGGGCCGCCCGGCACCGGTCACCACCGTGGGCTTGCTGGGCTGGCTGCGCGCCAACCTGTTTGCGAGCTGGTTCAACACCATTCTGACCATCGCCGCTGTGCTGGTGCTGTGGCGCATCGTGCCACCCCTGCTGGGCTGGGCGCTGTTCGAAGCCGACTTCAGCGGCGTCACCGGCGAGGAATGCACCGGAGCGGGCGCGTGCTGGGCGTGGATCGACCAGCGCATTGCCCAATTCCTGTACGGTTTCTACCCCGCCGACTCATACTGGCGGGTCAATGTTGCCGTGATCCTGCTTATTCCCGCGGTAGCGTACATCCTGTTCGACAAGCTGCCCTACGCCCGTTACGGCCGCCGGTTCTCGATCGCGTACGTGTTCATCGCGGTCTTCCTGCTGGTCGGCGGGCTGCCGGTGCATGACGACAACGGCAAGGTCGTCGGCAACCTGTTCGGGTTCCACGGCATCTCCACCGATCAGTTCGGCGGATTCATGCTCAACCTGACGGCGGGACTCGCCGGTATCGTGTTGTCGCTGCCGATCGGCATCCTGCTCGCCCTGGGGAGGCGCTCGCGTCTGCCGGTGGTTCGATTCGCTTCCATCGGATTCATCGAGGTGATCCGCGGCGTGCCGCTGATCACGCTGCTGTTCGTGGCGGTCATCATCCTGGAACTGTTCCTGCCGCCGGGCGTCGGGCTCGACCAACTCGTGCGCGTGATGGTGATGATCACCGCGTTTTCGTCGGCCTACATGGCGGAGGTGATCCGCGGCGGCCTGCAGGCGATTCCCGACGGCCAGTACGAGGCGGCGCAGGCGATGGGGTTGAGCTACTGGAAGATGATGCGCCTGGTGATCCTGCCGCAGGCGCTCAAGATCGCCATCCCCGGCATCGTCAATACCTTCATCGGCCTGTTCAAGGACACCACGCTGGTGGTGACCATCGGACTGTTCGACATTCTCGGCCAGGCGCGGCTGCTGCAGACCAACCCGGATTGGATCGGCAAGGTCGATCACGAGACCTTCCTGATCGCCGCGCTGTTCTTCTTCGTGATCTGCTTTTCGATGTCGCGCTACTCGATCAACCTTGAGAAGCGGCTGGACACGACCCGGCGCTGA
- a CDS encoding amino acid ABC transporter ATP-binding protein, translated as MIRITGLNKWFGTLHVLRDIDLEVERQERIVICGPSGSGKSTLIRCINRLEEHQRGSIVVEGTELTNELKNIDAIRSEIGMVFQQFNLFPHLTVLENCTLAPIWVRKMARADAEQQAMEFLERVKIPEQAHKYPGQLSGGQQQRVAIARSLCKRPKIMLFDEPTSALDPEMIKEVLDVMIDVAQSGMTMLVVTHEMGFASQVADRVMLMDQGQIIEQNTPGEFFNNPQSDRTKLFLSQIL; from the coding sequence ATCATCCGCATCACCGGCCTCAACAAGTGGTTCGGCACGCTGCATGTCCTGCGCGACATCGACCTGGAGGTGGAGCGGCAGGAGCGCATCGTGATCTGCGGGCCGTCGGGATCGGGCAAGTCCACGCTGATTCGCTGCATCAACCGGCTCGAGGAGCACCAGCGCGGCTCGATCGTGGTCGAAGGTACCGAGTTGACCAACGAGTTGAAGAACATCGACGCCATTCGCAGCGAGATCGGCATGGTGTTCCAGCAGTTCAACCTGTTCCCGCACCTGACGGTGCTGGAGAACTGCACGCTGGCGCCGATCTGGGTACGCAAGATGGCGCGCGCCGACGCCGAGCAGCAGGCGATGGAGTTCCTGGAGCGGGTGAAGATCCCGGAGCAGGCGCACAAGTATCCGGGCCAGCTCTCCGGCGGCCAGCAGCAGCGCGTCGCCATTGCCCGGTCACTGTGCAAGCGGCCCAAGATCATGCTGTTCGACGAGCCCACGTCGGCGCTCGACCCCGAGATGATCAAGGAGGTGCTCGACGTGATGATCGACGTCGCGCAGTCGGGCATGACCATGCTGGTAGTGACCCACGAGATGGGTTTCGCCTCCCAGGTCGCCGATCGCGTGATGCTGATGGACCAGGGCCAGATCATCGAGCAGAACACCCCCGGCGAGTTCTTCAACAACCCGCAGTCCGACCGCACCAAGCTGTTCCTCAGCCAGATCCTGTAG